From Sodalis glossinidius str. 'morsitans', the proteins below share one genomic window:
- a CDS encoding class I SAM-dependent methyltransferase, whose amino-acid sequence MVEFGTSFGLSTLHLAAALRENGGGLMISSEFEPSKVLRARAYRGGRGGLADLVEIREGDDCKR is encoded by the coding sequence ATTGTCGAATTTGGCACCTCGTTCGGTCTCTCCACCCTGCATCTTGCTGCCGCACTGCGCGAAAATGGCGGCGGTCTCATGATAAGCAGCGAGTTCGAGCCTTCCAAGGTGTTGCGCGCGCGAGCATATCGCGGCGGGCGGGGCGGGCTTGCTGATCTGGTGGAAATACGCGAAGGAGACGACTGCAAACGCTGA
- a CDS encoding TetR family transcriptional regulator: protein MTNRQTARISSRKHPKQSRSTELVAAILQAATQVLAQEDAQRFTTARVAEKAGVSIGSLYQYFPNKAAILFRLQFDEWQQTTEMLRRILEEVGRPPLDRLSTLVHSFIQSECEEVAMRVALNDAASLYRDAPEAQQAKAAGDIVFQTFMREVLPGASQATLVQAGELITTTLSTVGHAVSENARSPKAVNRWAEGMADMFCAWLTSLQARQNSDNPTQARHDSDEPT, encoded by the coding sequence ATGACCAATCGCCAGACCGCGCGTATTTCCTCACGAAAACACCCCAAACAGTCCCGTTCCACGGAGCTGGTTGCCGCCATTTTGCAGGCGGCGACTCAGGTTTTGGCCCAGGAGGATGCTCAGCGTTTCACCACCGCGCGGGTCGCCGAAAAAGCCGGCGTCAGCATTGGCTCCCTGTATCAGTATTTCCCCAACAAAGCGGCGATTCTTTTTCGCCTGCAGTTCGATGAATGGCAGCAAACCACGGAAATGTTGCGCCGTATTTTGGAAGAGGTTGGCAGGCCGCCGCTGGACAGACTGAGCACCCTGGTCCACAGTTTTATTCAATCCGAGTGTGAAGAAGTCGCGATGCGCGTCGCGTTGAACGACGCCGCGTCCCTTTATCGCGATGCGCCTGAAGCGCAGCAGGCGAAAGCCGCAGGTGACATTGTTTTTCAAACATTTATGCGGGAAGTCCTGCCCGGCGCGTCGCAGGCCACCCTTGTCCAGGCGGGGGAATTGATTACCACCACCTTAAGCACGGTGGGCCATGCGGTTTCAGAAAATGCCCGCTCGCCGAAAGCGGTTAACCGCTGGGCGGAGGGGATGGCGGATATGTTCTGTGCCTGGCTGACGTCCTTACAGGCGCGTCAGAATAGTGACAATCCGACACAGGCGCGTCACGATAGCGACGAGCCAACTTGA